A stretch of the Mesorhizobium huakuii genome encodes the following:
- a CDS encoding type II toxin-antitoxin system VapC family toxin has product MIIDSSALVAILRLEPGYERFVLAITQANRRLLAAPTYLETTMVLAGGRQDEILDRLDTFLRTASIETIPFTADHAAVARQAFLRYGKGRHPAALNFGDCIAYATARLEAMPLLFKGDDFRLTDIEAAV; this is encoded by the coding sequence ATGATCATCGATTCCTCGGCCTTGGTCGCCATTCTGCGTCTCGAGCCGGGCTACGAACGTTTCGTGCTCGCGATCACGCAGGCCAACAGACGGCTGCTGGCAGCGCCAACGTATCTGGAAACAACGATGGTGCTCGCGGGCGGCCGGCAAGATGAAATCCTGGATCGGCTAGACACCTTCCTGCGGACCGCCTCGATCGAGACGATCCCCTTCACCGCCGACCACGCAGCCGTCGCCCGCCAGGCTTTTCTGCGTTACGGCAAGGGTCGGCATCCGGCGGCACTGAATTTCGGCGACTGCATCGCCTATGCCACTGCGCGGCTCGAAGCCATGCCGCTATTGTTCAAGGGTGACGATTTCCGGCTGACCGACATCGAAGCGGCAGTCTGA
- a CDS encoding DUF982 domain-containing protein, which yields MEHNQFQHPVRVLVGLGFPTDIQSVKDAFVLLDEWPPSKRSPAHGVALNACRAALAGEVDAETARSTFVAFARRMDLLVQAAGDIVAAKAVGAFGAASRGPHNKSM from the coding sequence ATGGAACACAATCAATTTCAGCATCCCGTGAGGGTGCTCGTGGGTCTTGGGTTTCCGACCGACATTCAAAGCGTAAAAGACGCCTTCGTCCTGCTGGATGAATGGCCGCCATCGAAGCGAAGCCCTGCTCATGGCGTCGCGCTCAATGCCTGTCGGGCAGCCCTCGCCGGCGAGGTGGATGCCGAAACCGCTCGCAGCACTTTTGTTGCCTTCGCCCGCCGCATGGATTTGCTTGTACAGGCCGCAGGCGACATCGTCGCGGCCAAGGCAGTTGGCGCTTTCGGAGCTGCCTCGAGAGGCCCCCACAACAAGTCGATGTAA
- a CDS encoding FAD-binding oxidoreductase encodes MEIPRQTEALSGRSHSRSTPIEQLRQGLQGELVLPTDDAYDQARGVWNGAIDKRPAAIVFCADPDDVVHAVTYARSQGFVVAVRSGGHNVAGLSVCDDGMVIDLSRMKKIAVDPERRIAKAEAGLTLAEFDAATQAHGLATTMGVNGDTGIAGLTLGGGFGKLGRKHGLSCDNLIAAEIVTADGQLLRTDARQHPELFWALHGGGGNFGVVTTFEYRLHPVGPNLLVGSVLHAYDRAPEAMRFYDKFSRDAPDELSVDAALVTLPSGDRAFSISACYVGSPEAGEPAIAPLMKFGSPIESRLRAVPYLEIQSAGDSLFPRGRRYYWKAQFLREIGDGAIEALLDSYARAPNHSSLLVFQQVGGAIARVPASHSPYANRDAAFDCFPIAIWDDPAGDEANMRWARDLWNAVRPFSTGGVYANNLGDEGDERVRDAYGANYARLAAIKKQYDPTNFFRLNQNIRPG; translated from the coding sequence GCGCGCGGGGTCTGGAACGGGGCGATCGACAAACGCCCTGCTGCAATTGTCTTTTGCGCCGATCCCGATGACGTCGTCCATGCCGTGACCTATGCCAGGTCACAAGGCTTTGTCGTGGCAGTTCGCAGCGGCGGCCACAACGTCGCCGGTCTGTCCGTCTGCGACGATGGGATGGTGATCGATCTATCCCGCATGAAGAAGATCGCAGTCGATCCCGAGCGCCGCATCGCCAAGGCCGAAGCTGGTCTGACCCTCGCCGAGTTCGACGCAGCCACACAGGCGCACGGGCTTGCAACGACCATGGGGGTCAACGGCGACACCGGTATTGCCGGCCTCACGCTCGGTGGTGGCTTCGGCAAGCTCGGGCGCAAGCACGGTCTGAGCTGCGATAATTTGATCGCGGCCGAAATTGTCACGGCCGACGGACAGCTTTTGCGAACAGACGCCCGCCAGCATCCCGAACTGTTTTGGGCCCTGCACGGCGGCGGCGGCAATTTCGGGGTGGTGACGACGTTCGAATACCGGCTGCATCCTGTCGGCCCGAACCTTCTCGTGGGCTCGGTGCTTCACGCCTACGATCGGGCGCCGGAGGCCATGCGGTTTTACGACAAATTCTCCCGCGACGCCCCGGACGAACTGAGCGTCGACGCCGCGCTCGTCACACTGCCCTCGGGCGACCGTGCCTTCAGCATCTCGGCATGCTATGTCGGGTCACCCGAAGCGGGCGAACCCGCAATCGCACCGCTGATGAAATTCGGATCCCCCATCGAAAGCCGCCTTCGGGCCGTTCCTTATCTTGAGATTCAATCGGCGGGCGATAGCCTCTTTCCACGCGGACGGCGTTATTACTGGAAGGCACAGTTCCTGCGTGAGATCGGCGATGGCGCGATCGAGGCGCTGCTCGATAGCTACGCGAGAGCTCCCAATCACTCGTCCCTGCTGGTTTTCCAGCAGGTCGGCGGAGCGATCGCTCGTGTGCCGGCATCCCACTCGCCCTACGCCAATCGGGATGCGGCCTTCGACTGCTTCCCGATCGCCATTTGGGACGATCCAGCCGGTGACGAGGCAAACATGCGCTGGGCGCGCGACCTGTGGAATGCGGTCAGACCATTTTCAACCGGCGGCGTTTATGCCAACAATCTCGGTGATGAGGGTGACGAGCGCGTGCGTGATGCCTACGGCGCTAATTATGCGCGCCTCGCCGCCATCAAGAAGCAATACGACCCGACCAATTTCTTTCGATTGAATCAGAATATCAGGCCTGGATAA
- a CDS encoding SDR family oxidoreductase, which produces MSLKGKTLFISGGSRGIGLAIALRAARDGANVTIAAKTAEPHPKLPGTIYTAAEEIEQAGGKALPVLCDIREEAQVAEAVARTVEKFGGIDICVNNASAIQLTGTLETDMKRYDLMHQINTRGTFLVSKMCIPHLKLAGNPHILNLAPPLDMKAKWFKNHVAYTMAKFGMSMCTLGMSAEFAKDGIAVNSLWPISTIDTAAVRNLLGGATVAAMSRSPDIMADAAHAIFMRPSRETSGNFYIDEELLRAEGVSDFSVYSPDATGPLAGDFFVPDEVFANSDTKVKSIY; this is translated from the coding sequence ATGTCGCTCAAGGGAAAGACGCTGTTCATCTCCGGCGGGTCGCGCGGCATCGGGCTGGCGATCGCGCTGCGGGCGGCGCGCGACGGCGCCAATGTGACGATCGCCGCCAAGACCGCCGAGCCGCATCCGAAGCTGCCGGGCACGATCTACACCGCCGCTGAAGAGATCGAGCAGGCTGGTGGCAAGGCGCTGCCTGTGCTGTGCGACATTCGCGAGGAGGCGCAGGTGGCCGAGGCTGTCGCAAGGACGGTGGAGAAATTCGGCGGCATCGATATCTGCGTCAACAATGCCAGTGCCATCCAGCTCACCGGCACGCTGGAGACCGACATGAAGCGCTATGATTTGATGCATCAGATCAACACGCGCGGCACTTTCCTGGTGTCCAAAATGTGCATTCCGCATTTGAAGTTAGCCGGCAATCCTCACATCCTGAATCTGGCGCCGCCGCTCGACATGAAGGCGAAGTGGTTCAAGAACCATGTCGCCTACACCATGGCCAAGTTCGGCATGTCGATGTGCACGCTGGGCATGAGCGCGGAGTTCGCCAAGGACGGCATCGCCGTCAATTCGCTGTGGCCGATCTCGACCATCGACACGGCAGCGGTGCGCAATCTGCTCGGCGGCGCGACGGTCGCGGCGATGAGCCGGTCGCCCGACATCATGGCCGATGCCGCGCATGCCATCTTCATGCGGCCGTCGCGCGAAACATCGGGCAATTTCTACATCGACGAGGAGCTGCTGCGCGCCGAGGGGGTCAGCGACTTTTCGGTCTATTCACCAGACGCGACCGGGCCGCTGGCCGGCGACTTTTTCGTGCCGGACGAGGTGTTTGCCAACTCCGATACAAAAGTCAAAAGCATCTACTGA
- the groL gene encoding chaperonin GroEL (60 kDa chaperone family; promotes refolding of misfolded polypeptides especially under stressful conditions; forms two stacked rings of heptamers to form a barrel-shaped 14mer; ends can be capped by GroES; misfolded proteins enter the barrel where they are refolded when GroES binds), translated as MAAKEVKFHSDARERMLRGVNILADAVKVTLGPKGRNVVIDKSFGAPRITKDGVTVAKEIELEDKFENMGAQMVREVASKTSDIAGDGTTTATVLAQAIVKEGAKAVASGMNPMDLKRGIDKAVEAIVAELKTNARKVTKNDEIAQVGTISANGDAEIGRFLAEAMQKVGNEGVITVEEAKTAETELEVVEGMQFDRGYLSPYFITNQDKMRVELEEPYVLIHEKKLSNLQALLPVLEAVVQSSKPLLIIAEDVEGEALATLVVNKLRGGLKVAAVKAPGFGDRRKAMLEDIAILTGGTAISEDLGIKLENVTLNMLGRAKKVVIEKENTTIVDGAGSKSEIQGRVSQIKAQIEETTSDYDKEKLQERLAKLAGGVAVIRVGGSTEVEVKERKDRVDDAMHATRAAVEEGVLPGGGVALLRAAKALDSVQAENEDQKHGIEIVRRAIEAPVRQIAENAGAEGSIIVGKLREKPEFGWGWNAQTNAFGDLYNEGVIDPVKVVRTALQDAASVAGLLVTTEAMVAEKPKKEPAVPAMPAGGMDF; from the coding sequence ATGGCTGCCAAGGAAGTAAAATTCCACTCCGACGCCCGCGAGCGCATGTTGCGCGGCGTCAACATCCTCGCCGACGCGGTGAAGGTGACGCTCGGCCCCAAGGGCCGCAACGTCGTCATCGACAAGTCGTTCGGCGCCCCGCGCATCACCAAGGACGGCGTCACCGTCGCCAAGGAGATCGAGCTTGAGGACAAGTTCGAGAACATGGGCGCGCAGATGGTCCGCGAAGTGGCCTCGAAGACCAGCGACATCGCCGGCGACGGCACCACCACCGCGACCGTTCTCGCGCAGGCGATCGTCAAGGAAGGTGCGAAGGCCGTCGCCTCCGGGATGAACCCTATGGACCTGAAGCGCGGCATCGACAAGGCCGTCGAGGCGATCGTCGCCGAGCTGAAGACCAACGCCCGTAAGGTGACCAAAAATGACGAGATCGCCCAGGTCGGCACCATCTCGGCCAATGGCGACGCCGAGATCGGCCGCTTCCTGGCCGAAGCGATGCAGAAGGTTGGCAATGAGGGCGTCATCACCGTCGAGGAAGCCAAGACCGCCGAGACCGAGCTCGAAGTCGTCGAAGGCATGCAGTTCGACCGCGGCTACCTCAGCCCGTATTTCATTACCAACCAGGACAAGATGCGCGTCGAGCTGGAAGAGCCCTATGTGCTGATCCACGAGAAGAAGCTGTCCAATCTGCAGGCGTTGCTGCCTGTGCTGGAGGCCGTCGTTCAGTCGTCCAAGCCGTTGCTGATCATCGCCGAGGATGTCGAGGGCGAGGCGCTGGCCACCCTGGTCGTCAACAAGCTGCGCGGTGGCCTGAAGGTCGCTGCCGTCAAGGCGCCCGGCTTCGGCGACCGCCGCAAGGCTATGCTCGAGGATATTGCCATCCTCACCGGCGGCACCGCGATCTCGGAAGATCTCGGCATCAAGCTAGAGAATGTCACGCTCAACATGCTGGGCCGCGCCAAGAAGGTGGTGATCGAGAAGGAGAATACGACCATCGTCGACGGTGCCGGCTCGAAGAGCGAGATCCAGGGCCGCGTCAGTCAGATCAAGGCGCAAATCGAGGAGACTACCTCCGACTACGACAAGGAAAAGCTGCAGGAGCGGCTGGCCAAGCTCGCCGGCGGCGTCGCCGTCATCCGCGTCGGCGGCTCGACCGAGGTCGAGGTCAAGGAGCGCAAGGACCGCGTCGACGATGCCATGCATGCGACGCGCGCTGCGGTCGAGGAAGGCGTATTGCCAGGTGGCGGCGTGGCGCTTCTGCGTGCCGCCAAGGCACTGGACAGCGTGCAGGCCGAGAATGAGGACCAGAAGCACGGTATCGAGATCGTGCGCCGCGCGATCGAAGCGCCCGTGCGCCAGATCGCCGAGAACGCCGGCGCGGAAGGCTCGATCATCGTCGGCAAGCTTCGCGAGAAGCCTGAATTCGGCTGGGGCTGGAACGCACAGACCAACGCGTTCGGCGACCTCTACAACGAGGGCGTCATCGATCCGGTGAAGGTGGTGCGGACTGCACTTCAGGATGCGGCATCGGTTGCCGGCCTGCTGGTAACGACGGAAGCGATGGTTGCCGAGAAGCCGAAGAAGGAACCCGCCGTTCCGGCAATGCCGGCTGGTGGCATGGACTTCTGA
- a CDS encoding Hsp20 family protein → MRTNLDFSPFYRSSIGFDRIFNLLENASPPQNADNWPPYDIAKLGEDTYRIVLAVAGFGEDELTITQEPNMLVIEGAKTENDEVQYLHHGLALRSFARRFELADHVTIIGAKLENGLLIIDLKKEIPEEMKPRRIAINVETDKKAASKRIESAAA, encoded by the coding sequence ATGAGAACGAACCTGGACTTTTCCCCCTTCTATCGGTCGAGCATCGGCTTTGACCGCATCTTCAACCTGCTCGAAAACGCCAGCCCACCACAGAACGCGGACAACTGGCCGCCCTACGATATCGCCAAGCTCGGCGAAGACACCTACCGCATTGTCCTCGCGGTCGCCGGTTTCGGTGAAGATGAGCTTACGATCACGCAGGAGCCAAATATGCTCGTGATCGAGGGCGCCAAGACAGAGAACGACGAGGTTCAGTACCTCCATCATGGCTTGGCGTTGAGGTCGTTCGCGCGCCGCTTCGAACTAGCCGATCATGTGACCATTATCGGGGCAAAGCTCGAAAACGGTCTGCTGATCATCGACCTCAAGAAGGAAATTCCCGAGGAGATGAAGCCGCGCCGCATCGCGATTAATGTCGAGACCGACAAGAAGGCGGCGTCCAAGCGCATTGAAAGCGCGGCTGCCTGA
- a CDS encoding YcgN family cysteine cluster protein, whose protein sequence is METPFWKTKTLEAMSPAEWESLCDGCGKCCLSKLEDEDTGEIYWTSVGCRLFDAQTCRCSDYANRLARVPDCVGLTPQNVRTISWLPSTCAYRLVAEGRDLYWWHRLVSGSAETVHEAGISMRGRVKASETDLAEPEDYFDYMLDDEP, encoded by the coding sequence ATGGAAACGCCGTTCTGGAAAACAAAGACGCTGGAAGCGATGAGCCCGGCCGAATGGGAATCGCTTTGCGACGGCTGCGGCAAATGCTGTCTGTCGAAGCTAGAGGACGAGGATACCGGCGAGATCTACTGGACCAGTGTCGGCTGCCGGCTGTTCGACGCGCAGACCTGCCGCTGCTCTGACTATGCCAACCGGCTGGCGCGCGTTCCCGATTGCGTCGGGCTGACGCCGCAGAATGTGCGCACCATCAGCTGGCTGCCCAGCACCTGCGCCTACCGGCTGGTGGCCGAAGGCCGCGACCTCTATTGGTGGCATCGGCTGGTGTCGGGCAGTGCCGAGACCGTGCATGAGGCCGGCATCTCGATGCGCGGCCGGGTCAAGGCGAGCGAGACCGATCTGGCCGAACCTGAAGATTATTTTGACTATATGCTCGACGACGAGCCTTGA
- a CDS encoding DUF982 domain-containing protein, which translates to MRDIRFPEPVRLRVRPSRERVVASSWEALECLHDQWPEWARGPSYRAACRTCRDSLDGWRLRNKQEGHF; encoded by the coding sequence ATGAGGGATATTCGATTTCCCGAACCAGTGAGACTGCGCGTGAGACCCTCAAGGGAGCGGGTGGTTGCCAGCAGTTGGGAAGCACTTGAGTGCCTTCATGACCAATGGCCAGAATGGGCGAGAGGACCAAGTTATCGAGCTGCCTGCCGCACTTGCCGCGACTCCTTGGACGGATGGCGGCTCCGCAACAAGCAAGAAGGGCATTTTTGA
- a CDS encoding DUF982 domain-containing protein: MESATFKQPVFVKDDGYGVQKIGCVMDAIEFLEEWPVERRGLLHAAASDACYSAYDGRKSVEAANKAFTTWARRVGVIEDVPVAPQWMTGPKISRADHLMESDG, from the coding sequence ATGGAAAGCGCGACGTTCAAACAGCCGGTTTTCGTAAAAGACGACGGCTACGGTGTCCAAAAGATCGGCTGCGTCATGGATGCGATAGAGTTTCTGGAAGAATGGCCGGTTGAAAGGCGCGGCCTCCTCCACGCAGCGGCGTCCGATGCATGCTACTCCGCTTACGATGGCCGGAAGTCTGTTGAGGCGGCGAACAAGGCCTTTACGACTTGGGCACGCAGGGTCGGTGTCATCGAGGACGTGCCCGTAGCGCCACAGTGGATGACAGGGCCGAAGATCAGCAGAGCAGACCATCTTATGGAAAGTGACGGCTAA
- a CDS encoding OmpA family protein yields MRRGRSAEACAQKQGKKKQEQPAQAEQPAQAEQPAQGEQQPRKKRDQQQQTEQAPAEQPAQGEQKPRKKRDQQQQTEQAPADQQAQPEQQPRKKHNQQQQTEQAPAGEAAPATDEQQPRKKKRDQQQQTEQAPAGEAAPATEQQQPRKKKRDQQQQTEAPAEQAPAGETQPANDNQPVKPGKKHKQDQQKEAPAAPAVTPEAAPTPKEAPAGQVTTPKVEPAPAGEQPAIQGEQPQDKTKKHGKKPVAEQPANGEQPATGKQPVNGEQPQTGKQPATGEQPANGEKPATGEQPANGNTAAPVQGENPVQGEAPADKNAAPILDSQKDAERKAGGRKHGDKAGQNGQQQDGGQNAQQGGDQGQKPVVAPVDQGPPPTDDKAAQQQIKPEKIVPVTEEKGKRLDRAPDENIRDRRRPKGVDVLKEIGDRVIIQLGGQTIVQSNEGSRMNRGAKDVYYEDLPQGRRRETVERDNGIQIVTIRNRYGDVIQRSRITPDGREYVLSYVDERDYQDEGDWRDPGDDLPPMRLNIPRRQYILDSEDVESDDDYYTFLDQPPVERVQRLYSIDEVKRSARVRDIARRVDLDTLNFEFGSSSISDTEVQKLEGVASAMEKLLKKNPAETFLIEGHTDAVGTPEANLALSDRRAEAVAEALTNAFGIPPENLTTQGYGEEYLKINTQAPNRENRRVAIRRITSLVAPVASNN; encoded by the coding sequence TTGCGCCGAGGGCGATCGGCCGAAGCCTGCGCGCAGAAGCAAGGGAAGAAAAAGCAGGAGCAGCCCGCCCAGGCGGAACAGCCCGCCCAGGCGGAGCAGCCGGCGCAAGGTGAGCAGCAGCCGCGCAAGAAGCGCGACCAGCAGCAGCAGACCGAACAGGCGCCTGCCGAGCAACCTGCACAGGGCGAGCAGAAGCCACGCAAGAAGCGTGACCAGCAACAGCAGACCGAACAAGCCCCCGCCGACCAGCAGGCGCAGCCGGAACAGCAACCGCGCAAGAAGCATAACCAGCAGCAGCAAACCGAGCAGGCGCCCGCCGGCGAGGCCGCTCCCGCGACCGACGAACAGCAGCCGCGCAAGAAGAAGCGCGACCAGCAGCAACAGACCGAGCAGGCACCGGCCGGCGAGGCCGCTCCCGCAACCGAACAGCAGCAGCCGCGCAAGAAGAAGCGCGACCAGCAGCAGCAGACCGAAGCCCCCGCCGAGCAGGCTCCCGCTGGTGAGACACAGCCCGCCAACGACAACCAGCCGGTCAAGCCCGGCAAGAAACACAAGCAGGACCAGCAGAAAGAGGCGCCCGCTGCTCCGGCAGTGACGCCGGAAGCCGCGCCGACGCCGAAGGAAGCCCCGGCAGGGCAAGTAACGACACCCAAGGTTGAACCGGCTCCGGCCGGCGAACAGCCGGCGATCCAGGGCGAGCAGCCCCAGGACAAGACAAAGAAGCACGGCAAGAAACCGGTGGCCGAACAGCCCGCGAACGGCGAGCAACCTGCCACGGGCAAGCAACCGGTTAATGGTGAGCAGCCGCAGACCGGCAAGCAGCCCGCGACGGGCGAGCAACCGGCCAATGGCGAGAAGCCGGCAACCGGTGAACAGCCCGCCAATGGCAACACGGCCGCGCCCGTCCAGGGCGAAAACCCCGTGCAGGGCGAAGCGCCCGCCGACAAGAATGCCGCCCCCATCCTCGACAGCCAGAAGGATGCCGAGCGCAAGGCTGGCGGCCGCAAACATGGCGACAAGGCCGGCCAGAACGGCCAGCAGCAGGATGGTGGCCAGAACGCCCAGCAAGGCGGCGATCAGGGCCAGAAGCCGGTGGTTGCTCCTGTCGACCAGGGTCCGCCGCCCACCGACGACAAGGCAGCCCAGCAGCAGATCAAGCCCGAAAAGATCGTCCCGGTGACTGAGGAAAAGGGCAAGCGCCTCGACCGTGCGCCCGACGAGAACATCCGTGACCGCCGCCGCCCCAAGGGTGTCGACGTGCTCAAGGAGATCGGCGATCGCGTTATCATCCAGCTCGGCGGCCAGACGATCGTCCAGAGCAATGAGGGCTCGCGCATGAATCGCGGTGCCAAGGACGTCTATTACGAGGACCTCCCACAAGGCCGTAGACGCGAGACGGTCGAGCGCGACAATGGCATCCAGATCGTCACCATCCGCAACCGTTACGGCGATGTCATCCAGCGTTCGCGCATCACGCCGGATGGGCGCGAATATGTGCTGAGCTATGTCGACGAACGGGACTATCAGGATGAGGGCGACTGGCGCGATCCCGGCGACGACCTGCCGCCGATGCGGCTCAACATTCCGCGCCGGCAGTACATCCTCGATTCCGAGGACGTCGAAAGCGATGACGACTACTACACCTTCCTCGACCAGCCGCCGGTGGAGAGGGTCCAGCGTCTCTATTCGATCGACGAGGTCAAGCGTTCGGCCCGCGTGCGCGACATCGCACGTCGCGTCGACCTCGACACGCTGAACTTCGAATTCGGCTCCTCCTCGATCTCCGACACCGAGGTGCAGAAGCTCGAGGGCGTCGCCAGCGCCATGGAGAAACTGCTGAAGAAGAACCCGGCCGAGACCTTCCTGATCGAGGGCCACACCGACGCCGTCGGCACGCCGGAAGCGAACCTTGCTCTGTCGGACCGCCGCGCCGAAGCGGTTGCTGAAGCGCTGACCAATGCCTTCGGCATCCCACCGGAGAACCTGACGACACAGGGCTATGGCGAAGAGTATCTGAAGATCAACACGCAGGCACCCAACCGCGAGAACCGGCGTGTCGCCATCCGCCGCATCACGTCCCTGGTGGCGCCGGTCGCCAGCAACAATTAG
- the groES gene encoding co-chaperone GroES, producing the protein MTFRPLHDRILVRRIEAEEKTAGGIIIPDTAKEKPQEGEVIAVGPGARDESGKLTPLDVKIGDRILFGKWSGTEIKLNGEDLLIMKESDVMGVIEQTAAVKKAA; encoded by the coding sequence ATGACGTTCCGTCCATTGCATGACCGTATCCTGGTCCGCCGCATCGAAGCCGAGGAGAAGACGGCCGGCGGCATCATCATCCCCGATACCGCCAAGGAGAAGCCGCAGGAGGGCGAGGTGATTGCCGTAGGCCCAGGCGCCCGCGACGAGAGCGGCAAGCTCACGCCTCTCGACGTCAAGATCGGCGATCGCATCCTGTTCGGCAAGTGGTCGGGCACTGAGATCAAGCTCAACGGCGAGGACCTGCTGATCATGAAGGAAAGCGACGTGATGGGCGTGATCGAGCAGACCGCGGCGGTCAAGAAGGCCGCCTGA
- a CDS encoding SIMPL domain-containing protein yields MTKHLLPLALAAAIAFPAMAGAADSPTPARIVVSGEGEATTPPDLALLSLSVMREAKTARAALDANNDAMAAVIAAMKAAGIKDRDLQTAGIQINPRYNYTNKPDGSQEAELVAYQVTNTLAVRVRDIDKTGEILDKAVSLGVNQGGGISFTNDNPAATIDAARKKAVTNAIAKAKTLAEAAGVSIGRVLEITDQNIAPPPMAINAKAFDAAAGAAVPTQAGENAYNVQVTVTFELK; encoded by the coding sequence ATGACCAAACATCTTTTGCCTCTCGCGCTCGCCGCTGCAATCGCTTTTCCGGCGATGGCTGGAGCCGCCGATTCGCCGACGCCCGCCCGCATCGTTGTTTCGGGTGAAGGTGAAGCGACCACCCCGCCCGACCTGGCGTTGCTGTCGCTCAGCGTCATGCGCGAAGCCAAGACCGCGCGTGCGGCACTTGACGCCAACAATGACGCCATGGCCGCCGTGATCGCGGCGATGAAGGCTGCCGGCATCAAGGATCGCGACCTGCAGACGGCGGGCATCCAGATCAACCCGCGCTACAACTACACCAACAAGCCCGACGGCAGCCAGGAGGCCGAGCTCGTCGCTTACCAGGTGACCAATACGCTTGCGGTGCGCGTGCGCGACATCGACAAGACCGGCGAGATCCTCGACAAGGCGGTGTCGCTCGGCGTTAACCAGGGTGGCGGCATCTCCTTCACCAACGACAACCCGGCGGCAACCATCGACGCGGCCCGCAAGAAAGCGGTGACCAACGCGATCGCCAAGGCCAAGACGCTCGCGGAAGCCGCCGGCGTGAGCATTGGCCGGGTGCTGGAGATCACCGACCAGAACATCGCGCCGCCGCCGATGGCGATCAACGCCAAGGCCTTCGACGCCGCCGCGGGTGCGGCAGTGCCGACGCAAGCCGGCGAGAACGCCTACAACGTTCAGGTCACCGTTACGTTTGAGCTGAAGTAA
- a CDS encoding type II toxin-antitoxin system VapB family antitoxin, which yields MALSIKNMEVEQLARELARRRHVSVTEAIRQSLEREVARERLVPREDASDLFQRLMAIADSAGKIPEREDAMTDDEILGYDEFGIPTK from the coding sequence ATGGCACTATCGATCAAGAACATGGAAGTGGAGCAACTGGCGCGCGAGCTTGCCCGTCGCCGCCACGTGTCCGTGACAGAGGCTATCCGTCAGAGCCTCGAGCGCGAGGTCGCGCGCGAACGGCTGGTACCGCGCGAAGACGCCAGTGACCTGTTTCAGCGGTTGATGGCGATTGCCGACAGTGCGGGAAAAATCCCCGAACGCGAAGATGCGATGACCGACGACGAAATCCTCGGTTACGACGAGTTCGGAATCCCGACGAAATGA
- a CDS encoding DUF982 domain-containing protein, which translates to MTSLAFLAPVQVKISDVRHDIRSVREALVFLNQWPKARRGPVYSCAVRSCNAAIAGQMTTEQARQAFVSFARIAGVLARSDFSPLAGADQKLSVSGRSP; encoded by the coding sequence ATGACCAGTCTGGCTTTCCTTGCCCCCGTGCAGGTTAAGATCAGTGACGTGAGACACGACATCAGATCGGTGCGGGAGGCGCTCGTGTTCTTGAATCAATGGCCGAAGGCCCGTCGGGGACCGGTATACAGCTGCGCGGTGAGGAGCTGCAACGCCGCAATCGCCGGGCAGATGACAACCGAACAGGCGCGACAGGCATTTGTCAGCTTTGCCAGGATAGCTGGGGTGCTGGCCAGATCCGATTTTTCGCCATTGGCCGGGGCTGATCAAAAGCTGTCCGTTTCTGGGCGCAGTCCCTGA